A single Cyprinus carpio isolate SPL01 chromosome A6, ASM1834038v1, whole genome shotgun sequence DNA region contains:
- the atp1b1a gene encoding sodium/potassium-transporting ATPase subunit beta-1a, translating into MSANKDGGWKTFIWNSDKKEFLGRTGSSWFKIFIFYVVFYGCLAGIFIGTIQAMLMTLSNYKPTYQDRVAPPGLSHSPRPDKAEISFSMSDNTTYSAYVDHMKAFLKAYDKQRQSDETKFEDCGDTPQTYKDRGELEGSQGVRKACRFDREWLKDCSGLKDDTFGFKEGKPCLIIKLNRIVNFRPRPPASNDSIPEAIRPNFHSNLIPIHCTNKREEDAKHLGPVNFFGLGPGFPLQYYPYYGKLLHPNYLQPLVAVKFNVSVDTEMRIECKVFGQNIAYNEKDRYQGRFDVKITVRS; encoded by the exons ATGTCTGCAAATAAAGATGGTGGATGGAAGACCTTTATCTGGAATTCTGACAAGAAGGAGTTTTTAGGACGCACAGGCAGCAGTTGGT tCAAAATCTTCATCTTTTATGTAGTCTTCTATGGCTGCTTGGCTGGAATTTTCATTGGCACCATCCAGGCCATGCTCATGACTCTCAGCAACTACAAGCCCACATACCAGGACAGGGTTGCACCCCCAG GCTTGTCACACTCCCCGCGACCGGACAAAGCGGAGATCAGCTTCTCCATGAGCGATAATACGACTTACAGTGCATATGTGGACCATATGAAGGCGTTTCTGAAAGCATACGATAAACAACGCCAGAGTGATGAAACCAAATTTGAAGACTGCGGAG ACACACCCCAAACCTATAAGGATCGTGGAGAACTGGAGGGCAGTCAAGGTGTGAGGAAGGCCTGCCGCTTCGATAGGGAGTGGCTGAAGGATTGCTCAGGACTGAAAGATGACACATTCGGCTTCAAAGAAGGCAAACCCTGCCTCATCATTAAACTCAATAGGATTGTGAATTTCAGGCCGCGG CCTCCAGCTTCCAATGACAGTATCCCTGAGGCAATCCGCCCTAACTTTCATAGCAATTTGATTCCAATCCACTGCACAAACAAG AGAGAAGAGGATGCAAAACATCTTGGACCGGTCAATTTCTTCGGGCTGGGGCCTGGTTTTCCCCTCCAGTATTATCCTTACTACGGCAAGCTGCTACATCCCAATTACCTCCAGCCTCTGGTGGCCGTCAAATTCAACGTCTCTGTGGATACTGAAATGCGCATCGAGTGTAAAGTATTCGGACAGAACATCGCTTACAACGAGAAGGACCGTTATCAGGGACGTTTCGATGTCAAAATCACCGTCAGGTCATGA